In Staphylococcus lloydii, the following proteins share a genomic window:
- the recG gene encoding ATP-dependent DNA helicase RecG, whose product MSKVNLIESPFPLSKIKGLGPKRLAVLNELNINTVEDLILYLPTRYEDNTIIDLTEAEDQSIVTVVGEVYSSPTVAFFGRNKSKLTVHLMVNNIAVKCVFFNQPYLKKKIELHGQVIVKGKWLRNKQEINGNRMFFNEENINEDEQFEPVYRIKEGIKQKPLRDMIRQVFNEVTIHEWLSQELRDKYKLETLEQTLKSLHFATDKQSLLKARRTYAFTELFLFELRMQWLNRLEKTSDEAVEIDYDIDKVKQFINNLPFELTDAQKTSVNEIFRDLKAPIRMHRLLQGDVGSGKTVVAAICMYALKTSGYQSALMVPTEILAEQHAESLVDLFGDTMNVALLTGSVKGKKRKVLLQQLAEGTIDCLIGTHALIQEDVVFNNVGLVITDEQHRFGVNQRQLLREKGAMTNVLFMTATPIPRTLAISVFGEMDVSSIKQLPRGRKPIITSWSKHEAYEDVLNQMTNELKKGRQAYVICPLIESSEHLEDVQNVVALFESLKDYYGEQRVGILHGKLSSDEKDAVMQRFSDHEIDILVSTTVVEVGVNVPNATFMMIYDADRFGLSTLHQLRGRVGRSDQQSYCVLIASPKTEVGIERMNIMTQTTDGFELSERDLEMRGPGDFFGVKQSGLPDFLVANVVEDYKMLEVARDEAAELIQSGDFFSSDYDRLRHFIERNLLYMSFD is encoded by the coding sequence ATGTCAAAAGTCAATTTAATAGAAAGTCCATTCCCATTATCTAAAATTAAGGGATTGGGTCCTAAACGGTTGGCAGTGTTAAATGAACTTAATATTAATACAGTTGAGGATTTAATCTTATACTTACCAACACGTTATGAAGATAATACTATAATTGACTTAACTGAGGCTGAAGATCAATCTATAGTGACAGTTGTAGGTGAAGTATACTCATCTCCAACTGTCGCTTTTTTTGGTCGTAATAAATCCAAATTGACAGTTCATTTAATGGTGAACAATATAGCAGTCAAATGTGTATTTTTTAATCAACCGTATTTGAAAAAGAAAATAGAGTTACATGGTCAAGTAATTGTAAAAGGAAAATGGTTGCGTAACAAACAAGAAATTAATGGCAATAGAATGTTTTTCAATGAAGAGAACATCAATGAAGATGAACAGTTTGAACCTGTATACAGAATTAAAGAAGGCATTAAACAAAAACCTTTACGTGACATGATTCGACAAGTGTTTAATGAAGTTACAATACATGAATGGTTGTCTCAAGAATTGAGAGATAAATACAAACTAGAAACTTTAGAACAAACATTGAAATCTTTGCATTTTGCCACTGATAAACAATCATTATTAAAAGCAAGACGTACTTATGCCTTTACCGAATTATTTTTATTTGAACTAAGAATGCAATGGTTAAATCGATTGGAAAAGACGTCTGATGAAGCGGTAGAAATCGATTACGATATCGATAAAGTAAAACAATTTATTAATAATTTGCCGTTCGAATTAACAGACGCACAAAAAACAAGTGTTAATGAAATATTTAGAGATTTAAAAGCACCTATTAGAATGCATCGACTCTTACAAGGTGATGTAGGTTCCGGCAAAACCGTAGTGGCTGCAATATGTATGTATGCATTGAAAACGTCCGGGTATCAATCAGCCTTAATGGTACCTACAGAAATACTAGCCGAACAACACGCCGAAAGTCTTGTTGATTTATTTGGTGACACGATGAACGTGGCCTTACTCACAGGCTCGGTCAAAGGAAAGAAACGTAAGGTGTTATTACAACAATTGGCAGAAGGAACTATAGATTGTTTAATTGGTACGCATGCACTCATTCAAGAAGATGTTGTTTTTAACAATGTCGGGTTAGTTATTACCGATGAACAACATCGATTTGGAGTAAATCAACGACAATTGTTAAGAGAAAAAGGTGCAATGACAAATGTACTATTTATGACGGCTACTCCCATTCCAAGGACGTTGGCTATTTCGGTATTTGGTGAAATGGATGTCTCTTCAATTAAACAATTACCTCGTGGTCGTAAGCCAATCATAACGAGTTGGTCTAAACACGAAGCGTATGAAGATGTATTAAATCAAATGACCAATGAACTTAAAAAGGGTAGGCAAGCTTATGTTATTTGTCCGCTGATTGAAAGTTCAGAGCATTTAGAAGATGTACAAAATGTCGTCGCTTTATTTGAATCGTTGAAAGATTATTATGGCGAACAACGTGTAGGTATCTTACACGGGAAGTTATCTAGCGATGAGAAAGATGCTGTGATGCAACGTTTTAGCGATCATGAAATAGATATACTTGTGTCAACGACTGTTGTAGAAGTAGGAGTCAACGTACCGAATGCGACATTCATGATGATATATGATGCAGACCGTTTTGGTTTATCAACACTCCATCAATTACGAGGTCGTGTAGGAAGAAGCGATCAACAAAGTTACTGTGTTTTAATTGCTTCCCCGAAAACTGAAGTCGGTATTGAGCGTATGAATATTATGACTCAAACAACTGATGGTTTTGAATTGAGTGAACGAGATCTTGAAATGAGGGGCCCTGGTGATTTCTTCGGCGTGAAGCAAAGTGGTTTGCCTGATTTCTTAGTGGCGAATGTAGTCGAAGATTATAAAATGCTAGAAGTCGCAAGAGATGAAGCTGCAGAATTGATTCAATCGGGTGACTTTTTCTCGAGTGACTATGATCGATTAAGACATTTTATAGAACGTAATCTACTTTATATGAGTTTTGATTAA
- the sdaAA gene encoding L-serine ammonia-lyase, iron-sulfur-dependent, subunit alpha, translating into MFKSVKELIAICESENKKIHEVMLEQEMEITGLSEEEVYANMDKNLQTMENALDEGLEGVTSTTGLTGGDAVLIKNYLATGKSLAGNTLLDAVSKAVATNEVNAAMGKICATPTAGSAGVVPGVLFGLKPRLNPSRRDMLNFLLTSGAFGFVVANNASISGAAGGCQAEVGSAAAMAAGATVELAGGTAQQSSEAFAICLKNMLGLVCDPVAGLVEVPCVKRNAAGASNAIVSADMALAGVTSRIPTDEVIEAMYKIGQTMPSALRETGRGGLAGTPTGQRLKQEIFGD; encoded by the coding sequence ATGTTTAAAAGTGTGAAAGAATTAATTGCGATTTGTGAATCAGAAAATAAAAAGATTCATGAAGTAATGCTCGAGCAAGAAATGGAAATAACAGGACTATCAGAAGAAGAAGTTTATGCCAATATGGATAAAAATCTACAAACTATGGAAAATGCTTTAGATGAAGGACTTGAAGGCGTAACGTCAACAACAGGACTCACAGGTGGCGATGCAGTATTAATTAAAAACTATTTAGCTACAGGTAAGTCATTAGCAGGGAATACGTTGTTAGATGCAGTTAGTAAGGCAGTTGCAACAAACGAAGTTAATGCAGCGATGGGAAAAATATGTGCAACGCCTACTGCCGGTTCTGCAGGTGTAGTACCAGGTGTATTATTTGGGCTAAAACCAAGATTAAATCCTTCAAGAAGAGATATGTTAAATTTCTTATTAACATCAGGTGCATTTGGATTTGTAGTGGCAAACAATGCTTCAATTTCAGGTGCTGCCGGTGGTTGCCAAGCAGAAGTAGGTTCTGCGGCAGCGATGGCGGCAGGTGCAACAGTAGAATTAGCTGGAGGTACGGCACAACAATCATCTGAAGCTTTTGCAATTTGTTTGAAAAATATGCTAGGTTTAGTTTGTGATCCAGTTGCTGGCTTAGTTGAAGTACCATGTGTTAAGCGTAATGCAGCAGGCGCATCTAATGCGATTGTTTCTGCTGATATGGCGTTAGCAGGCGTAACTTCTAGAATTCCAACTGATGAAGTAATTGAAGCAATGTATAAAATAGGACAAACAATGCCTTCTGCTTTAAGAGAGACAGGACGTGGAGGTCTTGCAGGAACTCCGACAGGGCAACGTTTAAAACAAGAAATATTTGGTGATTAA
- the sdaAB gene encoding L-serine ammonia-lyase, iron-sulfur-dependent subunit beta, whose product MKYKSVFDIIGPTMVGPSSSHTAGAVRIGLVARDLFGQTPQQADIYLYGSFMETYRGHGTDVALVGGLLGYDTDDDRITKSLETAEEQGMKVNFIEMSEERSHPNTAIINMRDGDTEISVEGVSIGGGKIEIIAINGFNIAISGNYPALLVFHKDTFGTIGRVANILGDSSINVGSMQVARKEKGDQALMTCELDDAINDEIIERIKNVDGVVTVSLMGDA is encoded by the coding sequence ATGAAATATAAAAGCGTTTTTGACATTATAGGACCAACGATGGTAGGTCCATCATCATCTCACACAGCTGGTGCAGTCAGAATTGGTTTAGTTGCAAGAGACTTGTTTGGTCAAACACCACAACAAGCGGATATATATTTATATGGTTCATTTATGGAAACATATAGAGGTCATGGTACCGACGTAGCTTTAGTGGGAGGTTTACTCGGCTATGATACAGATGATGATCGCATAACAAAAAGTTTAGAAACAGCTGAAGAACAGGGCATGAAAGTTAATTTTATCGAAATGTCTGAAGAGCGTTCCCATCCAAATACTGCCATTATTAATATGAGAGACGGCGACACAGAAATTTCTGTCGAAGGTGTATCAATTGGTGGCGGTAAGATAGAAATTATAGCAATTAACGGCTTTAATATCGCTATTAGTGGTAATTACCCAGCGTTACTAGTCTTTCATAAAGATACTTTTGGTACGATTGGACGCGTGGCAAACATTTTGGGAGATTCAAGTATTAATGTTGGGAGTATGCAAGTTGCACGTAAAGAAAAAGGCGATCAAGCATTAATGACTTGCGAATTAGATGACGCTATTAATGATGAAATTATAGAGAGAATAAAAAACGTCGATGGTGTAGTGACTGTTTCACTCATGGGCGACGCCTAA
- the fakA gene encoding fatty acid kinase catalytic subunit FakA, with translation MVRTIDGKLFAEMIFQGAQNLSNNAELVDSLNVYPVPDGDTGTNMNLTMTSGKEAVEQNLSAHIGEQGKTFAKGLLMGARGNSGVILSQIFRGFCHDLEQLETIDAKQFAESIQAGVKTAYNAIMKPVEGTILTVAKDAGAAALEKMDDTGDCIELLTYVVEAANKSLENTPNLLPVLKEVGVVDSGGKGLVLIYEGFLSALKGETITSEKAKIGTDQIVHEAHDFHGVISTDDIKYGYCTEMMVRFDSQLKDFDENEFREDMSKFGDSLLVINDDEIVKVHVHTEKPGEVFNYGQQYGELIKLKVENMREQHREVLRKEQHNQPKSETVETAIITISMGEGISELFKSMGATNVISGGQTMNPSTQDIVNVIEETQCKRAIILPNNKNILMASEQAADLVDAEAVVIPTKSIPQGIAALFNLDSNDSLEDNKERMIQSLETVNSGAITYAVRDTKIDGVDVKENDFIGLQEDKIVATNANQLEAIKSLLTNMIEEDSEIITIIAGSEATSENTEQTIDWLEAQYPEIEIDQHDGQQPVYPYLFAVE, from the coding sequence ATGGTACGTACAATCGATGGTAAATTATTTGCGGAGATGATTTTTCAAGGTGCGCAAAATTTATCAAATAATGCAGAATTGGTAGATTCACTCAATGTTTATCCAGTGCCAGATGGGGATACTGGAACCAACATGAATTTAACAATGACTTCAGGGAAAGAAGCAGTTGAGCAAAATCTATCTGCACATATAGGCGAACAAGGTAAAACTTTTGCTAAAGGATTATTAATGGGCGCAAGAGGTAACTCGGGTGTTATACTATCACAAATATTTAGAGGATTTTGTCATGATTTAGAACAATTAGAAACAATTGATGCAAAACAATTTGCTGAAAGTATTCAAGCTGGGGTTAAAACAGCCTATAACGCTATTATGAAACCGGTAGAAGGTACTATTTTAACCGTTGCCAAAGATGCAGGTGCAGCGGCGCTAGAAAAAATGGATGATACTGGGGATTGCATTGAATTATTAACATATGTAGTTGAAGCAGCTAATAAATCATTAGAAAACACACCTAATTTATTACCAGTGTTAAAAGAAGTCGGCGTCGTAGATAGTGGTGGTAAAGGTTTAGTGCTTATTTATGAAGGATTTTTAAGTGCGCTAAAAGGTGAAACAATCACAAGCGAAAAAGCTAAAATCGGAACAGATCAAATCGTTCACGAAGCGCACGATTTTCATGGCGTAATTAGTACCGATGATATTAAATACGGTTATTGTACTGAAATGATGGTACGTTTTGATAGTCAGCTAAAAGATTTTGATGAAAATGAATTTAGAGAAGATATGAGTAAATTTGGAGATTCATTACTTGTAATTAATGACGATGAAATTGTTAAAGTACATGTTCACACTGAAAAACCTGGGGAAGTATTCAATTACGGTCAACAATACGGTGAATTAATTAAACTTAAAGTAGAAAATATGAGAGAGCAACATAGAGAAGTGTTGAGAAAAGAACAACATAATCAACCTAAATCTGAAACGGTTGAAACAGCAATAATTACGATTTCTATGGGTGAAGGTATTTCTGAATTATTTAAATCAATGGGTGCGACTAATGTGATTAGTGGTGGTCAGACAATGAATCCTTCTACACAAGATATTGTAAATGTCATTGAAGAAACACAATGTAAACGTGCGATTATTTTACCTAATAATAAAAATATATTAATGGCAAGTGAACAAGCAGCGGATTTAGTAGATGCAGAAGCAGTCGTTATACCTACAAAATCAATTCCTCAAGGTATAGCTGCGTTATTCAATTTAGACAGTAATGATAGCTTAGAAGATAATAAAGAACGTATGATTCAATCACTTGAGACTGTTAACTCGGGCGCAATAACTTATGCTGTGAGAGATACGAAAATTGACGGCGTAGATGTGAAAGAAAATGACTTTATTGGTTTGCAAGAGGATAAAATTGTGGCTACAAATGCGAATCAACTTGAAGCAATCAAATCATTGTTGACTAATATGATTGAAGAAGATAGCGAAATTATTACTATTATTGCAGGATCAGAAGCTACAAGTGAAAACACTGAACAGACTATTGACTGGTTAGAAGCACAATATCCTGAAATTGAAATAGATCAACATGACGGGCAACAACCTGTTTATCCATATTTATTTGCAGTAGAATAA
- a CDS encoding Asp23/Gls24 family envelope stress response protein — protein MTLEINNDYGNIDISNEVIATVVGSKVVECYGIVGMASKQQVRDGIAEILGHENYAKGIVIHSTNDSIDVDMYVIVSYGVKISEVASSVQATVKYALEQSLKVKINAINIHVQGLRINNGKDN, from the coding sequence ATGACATTGGAAATAAATAATGATTACGGGAACATAGATATTTCTAATGAAGTTATCGCTACTGTAGTTGGTAGCAAAGTTGTTGAATGTTATGGCATTGTAGGCATGGCATCAAAACAGCAAGTAAGAGATGGTATAGCTGAAATATTAGGCCACGAAAATTATGCTAAAGGCATAGTTATTCATAGTACAAATGACAGTATAGACGTTGATATGTACGTTATTGTAAGCTATGGTGTAAAGATTTCAGAAGTCGCAAGTAGTGTACAAGCGACAGTAAAATATGCATTAGAACAATCTTTAAAAGTAAAAATCAATGCTATAAATATACATGTGCAAGGATTAAGAATTAATAATGGTAAGGACAATTAG
- the rpmB gene encoding 50S ribosomal protein L28, with translation MGKQCYVTGRKASTGNNRSHALNATKRRWNANLQKVRILVDGKPKKVWVSARALKSGKVTRV, from the coding sequence ATGGGCAAACAATGTTACGTAACAGGTCGTAAAGCTTCAACTGGTAACAATCGTTCACACGCTTTAAACGCTACGAAACGTAGATGGAATGCTAACCTTCAAAAAGTTAGAATTCTTGTAGACGGAAAACCTAAAAAAGTTTGGGTTTCTGCACGTGCTTTAAAATCTGGTAAAGTTACTAGAGTTTAA
- a CDS encoding thiamine diphosphokinase, translated as MHINLLCSDRNTPVHLLNSKKEETWCGVDRGALILYQNNIEPEFTIGDFDSINDEERQLLTDKFGINPVKAEKDDTDLAIAVEEAVIRGYLEIYIYGATGGRLDHFMGALQILEKPEYQRLNVKIIIIDQQNEIQYLTAGHYNIQQQQNFKYISFIPVNYPTAISLINFKYPLEHQNLEQGSTLTISNELDGQSGVVELHEGAVLMIQSTD; from the coding sequence ATGCATATAAATTTATTGTGTAGCGATAGAAACACGCCCGTACATTTATTAAATAGTAAAAAAGAAGAAACATGGTGTGGCGTAGATCGAGGCGCTTTAATTCTATATCAAAATAATATTGAACCAGAATTTACGATTGGCGATTTCGATTCGATTAATGATGAAGAGAGACAATTATTAACAGATAAATTTGGCATCAATCCCGTTAAAGCAGAAAAGGATGATACTGATTTAGCGATTGCCGTTGAAGAAGCTGTTATACGTGGTTATTTAGAAATTTATATTTATGGAGCTACTGGTGGTAGGTTAGACCATTTCATGGGCGCATTACAAATATTAGAAAAACCTGAATATCAACGATTAAATGTAAAAATTATTATTATTGATCAACAAAATGAAATTCAATATTTAACTGCCGGACATTACAATATACAACAGCAACAAAACTTTAAATATATCTCATTTATACCAGTTAACTATCCGACAGCTATTTCGTTAATCAATTTTAAATACCCTTTAGAACATCAAAATTTAGAACAAGGTTCTACATTAACTATATCTAATGAATTGGATGGACAATCAGGTGTCGTTGAATTACATGAGGGCGCAGTCTTAATGATACAATCAACTGATTAA
- the rpe gene encoding ribulose-phosphate 3-epimerase, with the protein MAKIFPSLLSADFLNLNEELSNLEAAGVDGVHFDVMDGQFVPNISIGIPVLEAVRRGTSLPIDVHLMIESPEKYIELFAESGADMISVHVEATPHIHRVIQQIKNAKKKAGVVINPGTPVETILPVIDMVDYVLVMTVNPGFGGQAFIESTLTKLKQLSSVKSANNLTFDIEVDGGINDKTVEKVIENGATMLVAGSYFFGHQNYDDAVKQLRG; encoded by the coding sequence ATGGCAAAAATATTCCCATCTCTATTATCAGCAGATTTTTTAAACTTAAATGAAGAGTTATCAAACTTAGAAGCGGCAGGCGTTGATGGCGTACATTTTGATGTCATGGATGGTCAATTTGTGCCTAACATTTCAATAGGTATACCTGTACTTGAAGCAGTAAGAAGAGGTACATCTTTACCGATAGATGTACATTTAATGATTGAATCACCGGAAAAATATATTGAATTATTTGCAGAGAGTGGTGCGGATATGATTTCTGTTCATGTTGAGGCAACGCCACATATACATAGAGTAATTCAACAAATCAAAAATGCTAAGAAAAAAGCAGGTGTGGTCATTAATCCAGGTACACCTGTAGAAACGATTTTACCGGTCATTGATATGGTGGATTATGTATTAGTAATGACTGTGAATCCAGGTTTTGGTGGTCAAGCGTTCATCGAATCAACACTTACGAAATTAAAACAACTATCTAGCGTTAAATCTGCCAATAATTTAACATTTGATATTGAGGTAGATGGTGGCATCAATGACAAAACAGTAGAAAAAGTTATAGAAAATGGAGCAACAATGTTAGTTGCAGGTTCATACTTTTTTGGTCATCAAAATTACGATGATGCAGTAAAACAATTAAGAGGATGA
- the rsgA gene encoding ribosome small subunit-dependent GTPase A translates to MKTGRIIKSLSGVYRVDVQGKMYDTKPRGLFRKNKFSPIVGDVVDFDVENKIEGYIQHVHERKNELKRPPVSNIDHLIIVMSAVEPDFSTQLLDRFLVIAHSYHLRPQILITKKDLATSEIQQNIQQQLATYADIGYQIQFIGKDSDIDAIFNEWGEGLAVLSGQSGVGKSTLLNHYFPELQLETQHISKSLNRGRHTTRHVELFERSNGFIADTPGFSALDFDHIQKNEVKEYFIDINEFGELCKFRDCNHINEPKCNVKEQLAQGNLAQFRYDHYVQLFNEISNRKERY, encoded by the coding sequence TTGAAAACTGGACGTATCATTAAATCGCTAAGTGGTGTATATCGTGTCGATGTACAAGGAAAAATGTATGATACAAAGCCGCGAGGTTTATTTAGAAAAAATAAATTTTCTCCGATAGTTGGAGATGTCGTAGACTTTGATGTTGAAAATAAAATAGAAGGTTATATTCAACATGTACATGAACGAAAAAACGAACTGAAGAGACCACCAGTGAGTAATATTGATCACTTAATTATCGTGATGAGTGCTGTAGAACCTGATTTTTCAACGCAATTATTAGATAGGTTTTTAGTAATAGCACATTCATATCATTTACGTCCTCAAATTTTGATTACTAAAAAAGATTTAGCGACGTCAGAAATACAACAAAATATTCAACAACAACTTGCTACTTATGCCGATATAGGATATCAAATTCAATTTATAGGTAAAGATAGCGATATTGACGCAATTTTTAATGAATGGGGAGAAGGTTTAGCTGTATTAAGTGGGCAGTCAGGTGTCGGTAAATCAACATTGTTAAATCATTATTTTCCTGAATTACAACTTGAGACGCAACATATCTCTAAATCATTAAATCGTGGACGACATACAACACGACATGTGGAGTTATTCGAAAGAAGTAATGGTTTTATAGCAGATACGCCTGGATTTAGTGCTTTAGATTTTGACCACATTCAAAAAAATGAAGTGAAAGAATATTTTATAGATATTAATGAATTTGGTGAATTATGTAAATTTAGAGATTGTAATCACATAAATGAACCAAAATGTAATGTGAAAGAACAATTGGCTCAAGGCAACCTTGCTCAATTTAGATATGATCATTATGTCCAATTGTTTAACGAGATTAGTAACAGAAAGGAAAGATATTAA
- the pknB gene encoding Stk1 family PASTA domain-containing Ser/Thr kinase, whose protein sequence is MIGKVINDRYEVVEKLGGGGMSVVYLAKDTILKRKVAIKAISIPANEKEETIERFEREVHNLTQLAHKNIVNVYDVTENDDCFFIVMEYIDGPTLSEYIANHQPLDIQTIINFTEQIIEGIKHAHETRIVHRDIKPQNILIEKDKTLKILDFGIAKALSETTMTQTNHVLGTVQYLSPEQARGESTDSGTDIYSIGVVLYEMLVGKPPYNGENAISIAIKHIQDDMPNPTAQRKDVPQALSNVVLKATEKDKKDRYQSVNEMQEDLKSALSDDRINESKYVSEDMSTTTMEFDKNEIKARAKQENNNNNIEQTMQIPIVDHQKFQSSEEHIYAMPPKKRSKKKKFFYAFILVILLCGLFSFVAMGMFGNKYLETPNLSGKTEKQAESILAQNKLKLGETSRAYSDKYGENKIIKTKPKKGSRLKQNSKVDIVLSKGPQTAKMPQLYGMPKDEAVKKLKDLGFKNVNVDKAYTKNNMDKGLIEKQSVAAGNKVKLSSNDIKLTESLGVKQVYVDDFEDKPFNDAKSKLEGKGFNVVVTSEKNDDQVSKDSVISQTPKDKEVDEGSTISFVVSKGKEKKDDDDKDKKDDKNKSKDDDDDDDMTKTYTQTVVVPYTGKDDKSQEVKVYIRDKDNSGSSVAQTYKIKDDKTIKIPMKIAKGKTAGYTVRVDDKVVSDKDIPYDF, encoded by the coding sequence ATGATAGGCAAAGTAATAAATGACCGTTATGAAGTAGTTGAGAAACTTGGTGGCGGAGGGATGAGTGTTGTCTATCTTGCTAAAGATACAATTTTAAAGCGTAAAGTTGCCATCAAAGCTATATCTATCCCTGCAAATGAAAAAGAAGAGACTATAGAGCGATTTGAAAGAGAAGTACATAACTTAACACAACTTGCTCACAAAAATATTGTTAACGTTTATGATGTAACTGAAAATGATGATTGCTTTTTCATAGTCATGGAATATATCGATGGACCTACGCTTTCTGAATATATAGCAAATCATCAACCATTAGATATTCAGACCATCATTAACTTTACTGAGCAAATTATTGAAGGCATTAAACACGCTCATGAAACAAGAATAGTGCATAGAGATATCAAACCACAGAACATCTTAATTGAAAAAGATAAAACATTAAAAATTTTAGATTTTGGTATCGCTAAAGCATTAAGCGAAACGACGATGACACAAACAAATCATGTACTCGGTACAGTACAATACTTATCACCAGAACAAGCTCGCGGAGAATCGACGGATAGTGGTACAGATATTTATTCTATCGGTGTCGTACTTTACGAAATGTTAGTCGGGAAACCACCTTATAATGGTGAAAATGCGATTAGCATTGCAATTAAACATATTCAAGACGATATGCCAAATCCTACTGCACAGCGCAAGGACGTGCCTCAAGCGTTAAGTAATGTTGTATTAAAAGCCACTGAAAAAGATAAAAAAGATCGTTACCAATCTGTAAACGAAATGCAGGAAGATTTAAAGAGTGCATTGTCAGACGATCGTATTAACGAATCTAAATATGTATCTGAAGATATGTCCACGACAACGATGGAATTTGATAAAAACGAAATCAAAGCGCGTGCCAAACAAGAAAATAACAACAATAATATTGAACAGACAATGCAAATTCCTATTGTGGATCACCAAAAATTTCAGTCGAGCGAAGAGCATATTTATGCTATGCCTCCTAAAAAAAGATCGAAAAAGAAAAAGTTTTTTTATGCTTTCATTTTAGTTATATTACTTTGCGGTCTATTTAGTTTTGTTGCTATGGGGATGTTTGGTAATAAATATTTAGAAACACCTAATTTATCTGGTAAAACAGAAAAACAGGCAGAATCTATTTTAGCTCAAAACAAGCTCAAATTAGGTGAAACATCTCGCGCATATAGTGATAAATATGGTGAAAATAAAATTATTAAAACTAAACCGAAAAAAGGTTCAAGATTAAAACAAAATAGTAAAGTCGATATCGTTTTATCAAAAGGTCCTCAAACGGCTAAAATGCCACAATTATATGGAATGCCTAAAGATGAAGCTGTTAAAAAATTAAAAGATTTAGGCTTTAAAAATGTAAATGTGGATAAAGCTTATACCAAAAATAATATGGATAAAGGGTTAATTGAAAAACAAAGTGTTGCAGCTGGCAATAAGGTTAAATTAAGTAGTAATGATATTAAATTGACGGAATCGTTAGGTGTTAAACAAGTTTACGTTGATGACTTTGAGGACAAACCATTTAATGATGCTAAGTCTAAACTGGAAGGCAAAGGCTTTAATGTCGTTGTTACTTCTGAAAAAAATGACGATCAAGTTAGTAAAGATTCCGTTATTAGCCAAACGCCTAAAGATAAAGAAGTTGATGAAGGCTCTACAATCTCCTTTGTTGTCTCTAAAGGTAAAGAGAAAAAAGACGATGACGACAAAGATAAGAAAGATGATAAAAATAAGAGCAAAGATGATGACGACGATGATGATATGACTAAAACTTACACGCAAACAGTTGTCGTACCATATACTGGTAAAGACGATAAAAGCCAAGAAGTAAAAGTCTATATTAGAGATAAAGACAATTCTGGATCATCAGTAGCACAAACTTATAAAATTAAAGATGATAAAACAATTAAAATTCCGATGAAGATTGCTAAAGGAAAAACGGCAGGTTATACGGTACGAGTAGATGACAAAGTAGTGTCAGACAAAGATATACCATATGATTTTTAA